From one Mycobacterium colombiense CECT 3035 genomic stretch:
- a CDS encoding TetR/AcrR family transcriptional regulator — MVGSMTQTADRCEHASPWSPREAEILAVTLALLQEHGYDQLTVDAVANAARASKATVYRRWPSKAELVLAAFIEGVRQVAVPPNTGTLRGDLLSLGETISQECGQHAGTIRAVMVEVSRHPALNEAMQHQFLDQRKATIQHVLHQAADRGEISEDVITDELWDLLPGYLIFRSILPGRPPTRRTVEAFVDGFLIPGLTRSAG; from the coding sequence ATCGTGGGCTCTATGACCCAGACGGCCGACCGGTGCGAGCACGCGTCGCCGTGGTCGCCGCGCGAGGCCGAGATACTCGCCGTGACCCTGGCGCTCCTGCAGGAACACGGCTATGACCAGCTGACGGTGGACGCGGTGGCCAACGCCGCGCGCGCCAGCAAGGCCACGGTCTACCGGCGCTGGCCGTCCAAAGCCGAACTGGTGCTGGCCGCCTTCATCGAAGGCGTCCGGCAGGTCGCGGTCCCGCCGAACACCGGCACGCTGCGTGGCGACCTGCTGAGCCTGGGGGAGACCATCAGCCAGGAGTGTGGGCAGCACGCGGGCACCATCCGCGCGGTGATGGTCGAGGTGTCGCGCCACCCCGCGCTCAACGAGGCCATGCAGCATCAGTTCCTGGACCAGCGCAAAGCCACGATTCAGCATGTCTTGCATCAGGCCGCCGACCGCGGCGAGATCTCCGAGGACGTCATCACCGACGAACTCTGGGACCTGTTGCCCGGCTATCTCATCTTTCGGTCGATCCTGCCCGGTCGGCCGCCCACCCGGCGCACCGTTGAAGCGTTTGTCGACGGGTTCCTCATTCCCGGCCTGACCAGGTCGGCGGGATAA